The Dreissena polymorpha isolate Duluth1 chromosome 9, UMN_Dpol_1.0, whole genome shotgun sequence genome contains the following window.
aatatatttttttaaattgtcttgCTATGGCATTAACATATCCTAGTTAAGTTGTGAACATTCTCATCTCTAAGTGATGTCAACAAacgaaaatattttttgtaatactGAAGGAATAtacagatatttattttctaaatcaCACAAACAGTTGTCTacttttgtctttgtaacttccAAACGAGTTCAATTATATGAGTATGCCAATATTAAGAAACTGCTtcgttttatttgaataaaaaatgtataacgTGTCTGTACGCAACTAGAGCTCTGTCACAAAGTGAATTATACCGTACATATTTGTTAGTTACTTTTAGGCAAATAACTCATGAGTGAGTATATCGCTGGGGTTAAAATTATGCTTTCCATATCTAGACGTCACGGTAATGGTATATTTATGATTTCACTGTAATCGCCTGAAGAATATGGAAGACGCGCGGTCTACAACCTATTAAAATAATAGGACAGAGCGACCGACAAAGTGGCTCCAAAATGCCCACCCTTCCCTAAGGGTTTTAACTTTTTCTTATAACTATTTTAATCATAAGTCAAGatctaaaatatttataatgcctagtaaacagtatatatatatacatgtataaataaaaatatacatactgTTTACCAAGCATGTTGACTTAtgataaatcaaagcgctgtagacGCTataggcctggggctagattaagTGTGACGTTAAATGCATTTAGGAcatattgtccgaatttctccttTGGTCCGATGCATACGGATTGAcgctagcggttgagtgcagaaccTCAGAGACGGTAAGAAAAGACAATGATTGTGTACATACTACAgagtacatagacggtggaggacttcacgatactggtggtgggaacgataaccgtTTGTTCAACGCTACGGATCTGGTAGAGGTTCATCatcataggcggtgaagatatacaacataaacatgaccgcaaaaaactgttattgttgacgtcaaataaatcactttcaatagcctaaaatagctttctattacataattaacagatgaGGAAAAAACTCaaacttcctttgtaatgtgtatacaaaagaaaatccactttctctgataaagaacggtgtacagattgtgtactttgtctcacgtagaacttttcgcgctcgatttgcgcgctcgatctgcgcagtgaaataccatatccggttacttcgtctatttccgagaatgatcgtgaatagttatgtgttttttgttcattttctttttttctggaacgtcttgttaacgcaaaataaaatatcaatattttaaaatatgcttttaaataccaaatataatgtcttaaaaaatgtctcagaaaaaaattattcttaccgtccccgtaaacactcgtatctttgcgacctagaccgtcaagtgaggaacttattctcgcatgactatgttaacaataaaaactGCGTCGTAGCAAATACTTCAATAATATATTTGATtcactttttatgacactgtcatgttatatagtgatgttctgtatttacaagtcgggttattgagatctgcgaagaactacttttattgcgcataaattaagtggtaaatcggagttttgggaattgggtttttggcagccagcaaTTTCGGATAGGCTCacaaatttgtatcattactatggcattAGGGCTACGCTCCAGGCCAAGAAAAACAGTTCACGGAAGATCGTAAACACAATAAAAAGCAGAATTTTTAAAATACACACTCATTTTCTGCAAATGAATTCGAATTTCGATCGTGTCACATAACatcaaatttcaaattaaaaaaaaagcaatacAGGAGAAAAATAAGCTTATTATAAAATTACTCAATTGAATGGTTACACCACAGCAACGTAATTACATCTTATAAGCCACGAAGAAATACAATAAGTACAAGTTTCAGGAAATAACCATATTGTTGACAAGACTCAAGACCGTTTATCGTGTAGTACACAGTCTAGATAATCGTTAACAAAAATGAAGTATACACACTGCGCATGCACAATGGGGTGAACATACACGATGCAGCAGTCAGATTTAAGCGATATTTCGATCAGAAATGTTACAAATTTTAAGACAACCAATTAGTATATGCCTTACAAAGATAGTAGACCAGAATAACCAGAATAATTTAACGCTTGTGCTAGTGATCTGTATAACAGACGTTGGCGTTATGCAATATAGTGCCATTTTACCGGTGCATTTAAGATCTTTAAAATACCACTGCTGCCTTCAAATGACTCAATAAGCAAGAATGTGCGTGGATTATGCGTATAAAAAACGAAACATTACCATAATGCTTCTTTCTTAAATTGAAACAAACTATAACTCCGATGacagcatatatttttttaatgtcgataccacatttttttacaaactttCCCTTCAATGTCGTTTTTGTAAGGGAATTTTGCTGTCAACAACCAAGGATCTAAATGAAACGATATAATGTGGTCATGGAAATTTAGCCCTTCCTCAAACTATAAACCTAGATAGTTGCTTTCATAACTGTATATAAATGTGCTCTGTGTGCATTGTAATGAGATAAATTGATAAGCAATCGAATAAACTAAAAACTGGATAAAACAAAAGTAGTCTGAAAAGGTAAAAATACGTTTAGCTCCGAAACCATTTTAACGAGAGAGAAATGAAATCTGAACACAAAGACAGTTGACATGCTTTGCTTAACATTTCGCATTGACCTTAAACAATTATTGGCGTcactctggagagcggcgactagtatgtaatgcattttttttcgcttatgggaggagaagttattttacggatcaatgtatatatttttgttttaagaatattttgcatagtggtgatgttttgtgtaaattagtgtaaataagtactgtatttgtgcctattacatttattacaacatttattgccaataatgcaaagctaattgttttaattaataactgatctacaactgatcacagggggacgatcacagggactgggcaaatacgcgaaactttctggttttgtataaaaacaaaacataatcaaaatatattcattttgtggtttttctaatttgcttatttagtggagaatcaatgtagtacgatatttgacgacctatcgcgcaagcaagtttattggaaggtgTAGTGGTACGAActacgtacaatgtattagtttattaatagacacataataacgatcgctatacacaacttcacctaATAGCAGTACTAGATGATGATGTCAGcaggaatagctcagttgggagagcgctagactgaagttgtttactgcaacaatcatctaaaggcccccgattcaatcccgggttccggcacaaACGGAACAGTTCGAcgaatgacaatttttttcagtcaggttaataaatataatgaagctttattttatgtagacattttaaaatccattttactacaattggacatttttattaaaattaatggatgccgcgtggtgacaacgttaatttaaatttcttacatcacttaatatcttataaaaaatgcacgtgtttttatataaacaaataaatgcaaacaacacatctattatccatgtatttttatggttgtctatcataggccctaagtactatccctaccacataaaGAGCGCGAAGAGCGACACGTAtcattgattgtaacaatgagttgcgataaaagaagcagccgcttatcaaggaagagctgtgtcccagcaacccgtctccctagagtcaagcactcctcggagttttcttttaagaaccacatatagagcgcgaagcgcgacacgttttagtatccaggtggtatgggccctttagcattatccgaccgtTACGTCCATAGTTACtttcttagaatttgagaaattttgaaatcgtttttcgaagtccaaaattttcatccgattgttcccaaacttgcacaggttttttttataaatgaggacccaacccaaactctatatgagcgaAATCGGACCATatgtccagaattatgtctctttgaatttaaaaagaaaagtgaaaaactgcttggtttggtgattatgtcaacatttttcatcagattctttccaaacttacaatgtcttcatatcaatgagcattttaaccttatttaaaatgagaaacatcgggacaataagtccagatttttttctattaaatttgacaaaataaacaatttccacttgtttaaaagatttcacaactttcgtctgaatatttccaaacttgttaagtgtttttatatcagtattactcgaaccctattgaaaacgatgaatatcggagcaataaatctattatgatcttttactgaatttcaaagtattgtgaaatgcagcttctttatgcaatttacagttttcattcaattttgtttcaaacttttacagtgttttcatatcaatgggtactcaacccctatcgtaaatgagcaacgtaagaataagtttagaatcatctccccttgaagttgagaaaaatatgaaattatgcttacaagatgaagcagattttttaaaacctacacagttctgttccatttatgaaaactgcacacggatgccagtaaaaaaaagaaaccaatgtaaataaaatgaactatgaaatatttgggggttacaacacaaaatcatagataatggttatttgagggttataacacaacatcataaataatggtaatttgggggttataacacaaaattatagataatggttataccagtatatttttctgttttgtttaaaataatcggccaatatattaatatttacagtagaaaaaaaatcgttccatgtaacatcattgagtgccttttacaattaaattcccgacgccctttgatgctttgcatcaatacttatcttgtataactATATTATGTTGGCACAATTGTTAAAATACAAATCTTACAAACAACTGGGAAAGAAGGACTTTAAAACCCATAGGAaaaattaaacttattaaaaCTTCAGCATAACCGATATTAAATCGTCTCTTTGTTTGTTTGACAAATCAACCACATTAATTTATTTGCAGAGACCAATGTACATTTTTACTTTTACGTGGATATTAAGCCACGAATTAAGTAATCATTTTAATATAAGAATACACAGAAAAGGGTTTACAAATGAttgatcatttttattttgttagtttACTTAAGTGCTCATAGATCGGTAGACATTAAAAATGGGTAGATATTGTTAATACATGTGTACTATGATTTATTTGCAAGCATTATGCAACTGTGGCAATCACTTTTCTAAAATCTAATGACAAATATACAAAGGAACGCTGGAAAGATACTCTTACgttattttttaataactatATAACCCATCCATACCAGTTGGTAACACAATGGTATTTTTTAACTAATGGTTTAAAATGGCGTCTATTTTGTTGGAGATGTTATGAACAAACCTTAACTTGTAGCGAATTACAGTCATGATTATGTTTGCAAAGTATATAAATTCAATCCAAACTACTTTCTGTCTTAAGAATTATTAACGCAGTTAGATTGACCTTTAAGCTACGAAGCtctacttaacccatttatgcatagcgtctagaaaaaaggccgtggcaaacagcgtagactcagatgagacgccagcatgatgcggcgtctcatctgggtcttcgctgtttgcttaatgaatttctgtaagaaatgttctaaatatagaaataaatatactagacatccctaattttggaaataaattgatccaatttagaaagataggagagtccactaggcataaatgagttaagttGCTTTATAAAGTCGTTTACTCCCTCAAGTCTAAGTAAACACAAAGGGTACAAATCTatgtttgtatataatatattagcatatcttgtataacatgtttgaacattaattGCTGCTACATAgtatcactttgttgtatgatcatatacatgtatacattgtatgtcttatattgaataataaaaaaaaaataataataaatgtttgtatataaTGACCAAATGAATCTTCGCCAGATACAAAGtcgaatattttaattatattgaaacaaaataatgaCGATTTAATTGTATATACCTCTTCATAACTATACAGGATACTAATTTAATGTGGTTTCAATACAGAAGTGTACGTAAAATCATAGGCTCAatcttattttaattaaaaaaaatggataCGTCACTTCAGCCAGCTGTATCTTTTGTCAAACAGAATGTGTATTTTAACACATCGTTTCGGATGCTATGCATGTAAATCAGTAAATAACAGAATTTGATGttatcatatttcgaattgtCTAAATATGTTTAACTTTATGCTGGGACATGTAAATACAacttaattttcattttgatcaaaatatttataaattcaaaatgAATCAAACTAGACACACTCTTAATGCAGCCAAATCGTACTTGTAATTGCATTAatatgtaaaacattaaaataactaTTGAACTAATGTGTCAATATAGAAAATGGGAACAATTGTTGCATCTTTTCATGTAATTGTAATATGTCGAATATTGTCAATTATTTCCTTAATTGAAATCGTTTATATTGTCATACGGGAGCTACTGATGGTAAAACGAAGAAAATGTGttgtaatatgtttttatttcttgtAAACTCTGTACGGCGTGGAGTGCCCTTGACTTTACCACACCTATTTACGAAgatgataaaatatattgaacggaCAAAGTTCATACAAGAAGCACAATGTAGCACTCACTTGAACGAAAATGCACCGCTTATTAAATGCATGTAAAAACAAACATTCGTTAATTTTACTACATAGCCATCGAATCTCGCCTAAACCATACGGATGCATTGTTAATATTCAACCGCTTGATACACGTCTTAGCTGGGTAATCCGAAATGTCTCACCATAAAAAAACGGCTACTATCTGCGATGCAAGAGTAATTAACCCTCAAGTCTTCTCAAGAAGAAAGCATTTAGCTAATACTTGCTTAACATACATTCACTGTGAATAAGACTGTTGCAAAGATGTTTATCTGGATTTctcaaatgttgttttgtttttttagctTCCCATATTGAAGAACACGGTTAAAGGTAAATggttctttctttttttttttgttacatctTCTGGGCAAAGAGAGACGTGGGTGAATTAAGTTGTGCTAGTGTGACTGTTTTTTTGTTGTCGTTTGTATTGTTTTGAttgtatttagcaaacggataagCATTAAAATTTCGGTCGACttaattttacacaaatatataccaggttaattcaaacaataaatgaacataaacaagaagttttaatgttaaattaaattacaGTAAATGGACTGCATACAATTGTTTATTCAGTCTTTCATATGACAAACAATTGAAATTGCTACGATAtcatatttttcatgtaaaacgtATACTATGAATACTATGAAATAGTTTCCATATTGTTTCATATAGGATATTATAATTATGCATCGAGGTTTCAGATGAAATCAAGTATACACGTCCTAATATATCTGCTGTACAATATTGTCTAAACCagatgtaattaaaacatatttacatcagCAGTACAGTTTCTACATATGCTCATTAAATCTTTAATTTCCCATACATTTGCATTCGTATGTCTTGTATGAATGTGGTTTCAAATTTAGTGAACAGGTCACAGTCggatttatcaatttcaaatgaattaTCCCATAGGGATTTTTCAAACCTCAACGGTGAATCTCCAAATGTTTTACGAGAACAAAATTCAGcagttttgttttgaattgttttaaaatattctaCCTCGTCCAGAAACTCTTTACCAGCTTTCGCTATCTTTTTATTAAACTCTGCCAATGCCCGAACATACAATGCTGTATCTAAATACAGATGCTTTTCAAGATTTGCAACATCCGTCTCTGTAAATCTTCTGTTGTTGTTCTTCGCAACATTTTGTTTCTGATAAACAACGTCCTTAAACGACCAACCCAATATTCTCTTCAGTAAAATAACAGATTCGTCCATTCTTTCGTTTATCATTATAAGACTGAAGTCATTTATTACTACGTTTATGTAATCCTGAGCACGTTTTTCTTTATCCGGAATCCTTATTTTTCTTCTGGGAAAAAGTTCAAGAGGGAATCCAAATTCGAAAGCCATTCTGTTGTTAGACATTGAGTGGGGTGTCGTATCATATTTCAGAGGATCCAAAGCAAAATCCGCAAGGTTGACATTCGGGTACATGTTGAAATACCGAATGGCCGATTCAACTCGTGTAATAGGATCTCTTACTATTGCAATATACACCGTATCTGACGGCATGTATTGAgaaaagttatatttattatatataacgtGACAACAAAGGATGTCGTAATGCTGTCCTTGTGGTGGTGGACAGATATTCTTGCCATTAAGGGAATTCCGATAGCTAATGACGTTCGGAAAGTTCGTTTCCGCAAGACTCACGTCATCATGTGCCAACACAAACGTTAGTTTTCTATGATATCCGTACCGTAAAAATATATTCTGCACAGTGGAACTTCCTGTTTTGTGAACTTTAAGAAACACGACGTGATGCTTTTCTAAAGGACTCTGCGAAAAggtaatgtttttgtttttcataaatcTTTGCGCGTTTCCAAGTTGATGACTAAGAACAGATGACgctgaaacatttgttttctgtGCCTCTACAATGGCCATTGATTCCGTTTTGCTACTAGACTCGACAGGAAACTCCGTCGTATCTTCGCTAGTGTCTTTCAAATCTCCTTGCTCTGCAAACGCAGCATGTAATGAATCCAGAAGAGGCTTTAAATCATTGCTATCCACACCACCATCGGCCCTCGTCCTTGAAACCTCGTTCATCAAAAACCAAGTTTCACGTGTAAAAAAGTAGATTAGAAAGATGACGATTAAAAAGCTTGCTGTACtcctaaaataaataaataacagattaaataaatattaaagtaGAAAATTTACATTAGGcaaaatattttttgataatACATGTCCTTTTTagcaaaatgcataaaaaatatttgcataaataaTGCCGTTCTTTTTAATACGTCTGTGTGAGGTTATCTTCTTTGTACAAAATGAATTCATTTCATTCGATTTAACACCACGAACATTGCAAAATACGTACTTCATGTAAAATCGGAAACCCATTTAAGCTGTTTGTACTTCCAAGTACAGATGCGAAGTGTCCGTTTTAAATATGCATTACCCATCTATCTATCGTGAGTATATTGATCCGTATGTAGTTCACAACCTCAACATCCTCTCAACGCGTTTCCTGAGCACATGTCACCAGATTATAAAACAACAGATGTCCAATACACCAACTCAATGTCCAATACTGCAGTAAGTACGGAATATCGTAAGGGCTATCGcggttacacattacaatccagag
Protein-coding sequences here:
- the LOC127843945 gene encoding galactose-3-O-sulfotransferase 3-like, translated to MGFRFYMKSTASFLIVIFLIYFFTRETWFLMNEVSRTRADGGVDSNDLKPLLDSLHAAFAEQGDLKDTSEDTTEFPVESSSKTESMAIVEAQKTNVSASSVLSHQLGNAQRFMKNKNITFSQSPLEKHHVVFLKVHKTGSSTVQNIFLRYGYHRKLTFVLAHDDVSLAETNFPNVISYRNSLNGKNICPPPQGQHYDILCCHVIYNKYNFSQYMPSDTVYIAIVRDPITRVESAIRYFNMYPNVNLADFALDPLKYDTTPHSMSNNRMAFEFGFPLELFPRRKIRIPDKEKRAQDYINVVINDFSLIMINERMDESVILLKRILGWSFKDVVYQKQNVAKNNNRRFTETDVANLEKHLYLDTALYVRALAEFNKKIAKAGKEFLDEVEYFKTIQNKTAEFCSRKTFGDSPLRFEKSLWDNSFEIDKSDCDLFTKFETTFIQDIRMQMYGKLKI